In the genome of Chaetodon auriga isolate fChaAug3 chromosome 15, fChaAug3.hap1, whole genome shotgun sequence, one region contains:
- the LOC143332968 gene encoding choline-phosphate cytidylyltransferase B-like, whose protein sequence is MARRRRGRGSNVQQRQASQSQRGGPPRKALREPAAFAKPTGFESEIPHEKLTIAQARRGTPAHRPVRVYADGIFDLFHSGHARALMQAKNVFPNTYLMVGVCSDELTHKFKGYTVMTEDERYDALRHCRYVDEVVRDAPWTLTTEFLQKHKIDFVAHDDIPYTSAGSEDVYKHIKEAGMFVATERTEGISTSDLITRIVRDYDIYVRRNLQRGYTAQELNVGFINEKKYRLQNQVDKMKEKVRTVEKKSKHFVYRVEEKSQDLIHKWEEKSREFIGNFLELFGPDGAWHAIQERSGRMLQALSPYSSPRGSPSSSPTRRRSVSPDSSPTSASSSPPSLSPPSTPTSPKKGKRSSFRASATYSRHAQ, encoded by the exons GCTCTGCGGGAGCCAGCTGCTTTTGCCAAGCCCACAGGTTTTGAATCAGAGATCCCCCACGAAAAGCTGACCATTGCCCAAGCGAGGAGGGGCACCCCAG CTCATCGTCCGGTGCGAGTCTACGCTGATGGGATCTTTGATCTTTTCCATTCGGGGCACGCTCGAGCTCTGATGCAGGCCAAAAATGTGTTCCCAAACACATACCTGATGGTAGGAG tctgcagtgacgAACTCACCCACAAGTTTAAGGGCTACACAGTGATGACAGAGGACGAACGGTACGACGCCCTGAGACACTGTCGCTACGTTGACGAGGTGGTGCGGGACGCTCCCTGGACCCTGACCACAGAGTTCCTTCAGAAAcataag ATTGACTTTGTGGCCCATGATGATATCCCTTACACCTCTGCTGGATCAGAGGACGTTTATAAACACATCAAGGAAGCAG GGATGTTTGTGGCCACCGAGAGGACAGAGGGCATCTCCACGTCTGATCTGATCACTCGCATCGTCCGAGACTATGACATCTACGTTCGACGCAACCTGCAAAGAGGCTACACAGCCCAAGAACTGAACGTTGGATTCATTAAC GAGAAGAAATACCGGCTCCAGAACCAGGTGGACaagatgaaagagaaagtccgaacagtggagaaaaagtccaaacactttgtttacagagtggaggagaagagccAAGACCTCATCCACAAGTGGGAGGAGAAGTCACGAGAATTCATCGGCAACTTCCTGGAGCTTTTCGGACCTGATGGAGCCTGG CATGCGATCCAGGAGCGGAGTGGCCGTATGCTCCAGGCCCTGTCGCCTTACTCCTCCCCCCGTGGCTCCCCCAGCAGCAGTCCCACCAGAAGACGTTCAGTTTCTCCTGACTCCTCCCCTACCTCTGCCTCATCCTCCCcaccctctctttcccctccttcCACCCCCACCTCACCTAAAAAGGGGAAACGCTCCTCTTTCAGAGCTTCCGCCACATACAGCAGACATGCACAATGA